The stretch of DNA TACATGGACCTGAAGCCCGGCACCGCCCTGCGCGAGGTGACCGTCGACACCGTGTTCCTCGGCTCGTGCACCAACAGCCGCATCGAGGACCTGCGGGCCGCCGCCGGGGTGCTGCGCGGCAGGAAGGTCGCGGACGGGCTGCACATGATGATCGTGCCCGGCTCGGCGCGGGTACGGCGCCAGGCCGTCGAGGAGGGCCTCGACCGGGTCTTCGCCGAGGCGGGCGCCGACTTCCGCGCGGGGGCAGGCTGCTCGATGTGCGCGGCGCTCAACGAGGACCGGCTGCTCCCCGGGCAGCGCGCCGCGTCCACCACCAACCGCAACTTCGAGGGCAGGCAGGGCAAGGGGTCCCGTACCCACATCGTCTCGCCGTCCGTCGCCGCGGCCACCGCCGTCACCGGCCGGCTGTCCTCACCCGCCGACCTGTGAGGACAGCACCGACCGCCGAGAACCGACCTGTGAGAGGGGAGTCCACCATGGAGCAATTCGTCCGCCACACAGGGACCGTCGTCCCGCTGCGGCGCACCGACGTGGACACGGACCAGATCATCCCTGCCCGATTCTGCGCGAGCACCAGCCGCTCGGGCCACGCCGCCGCGCTCTTCGCCGACTGGCGCACCGAGCCCGGCTTCGTCCTCGACAGGCCGGAGCGCGCGGGGGCCAGCATCCTCGTGGCGGGGACCGACTTCGGGACGGGCTCGTCACGGGAGTACGCCGTGTGGGCGCTCCAGGACCACGGCTTCCGTGTCGTCGTCGCGCCTCGCTTCGGAGACATCTTCCGAGCCAACTCGCTGATGAACGGCCTGCTTTCCGTCACGCTCGCGCCCGCCTCGGTGGAGTACCTGTGGGAGCTGACTGAGGCGGACCCCGGAGCGCGTGTCACCGTCGACCTGGAGCGCGGAGAGGTGCGCTGCGCGGGGCTGGTGGAGCGCTTCACCCTCGACGAGGACGTACGTCGACGGCTGCTCGGCGGCCTGGACGTCATCGCCGACACCCTCCGCTTCGAGGCCGACATCGGACGGTACGAGGGGACGCGGCGGGCCGCGCTGCCGGTCACACGGGGGCGGGCGCCGGGCACGTACGAAGGGCCGCCGGTCACCTACGGCGGGCCGCCGGGCACGTACGGCGGGCCGCCGGGCACGTACGGCGGGCCGCCGGTCGCCCGAGGTCAGGCACTGTTCGCGTACGACGAGACCCCGGTGTTCCGGGGCGACACGACGGTGACGTCATGAAGCTCTCCCAATGTGTCGCCTTCGTCGCCATCGCGGACACCGGCTCCTTCACCAACGCGGCCCGCGCCCTCGGTATCAGCCAGTCCGCGGTCAGCCACGCCATCGCGGGCCTGGAGACGGAGCTGGGCGTCACGCTGATGGTCCGCGACCGCTCGGGCATCGAGCTGACCGACGCGGGGCGCCGCGCGCTGGAGCCCGCGCGGGGCATGGCCCTCCAGGAGGAGCGGGTACGGCGGGCGGTGCGCGCCGAACCCGCGGAGCCCGAGGGCACCCTGCGTATCGGCACCAGCCAGAGCTTCGCGGCCCGGCTGCTCCCCGCGCTCATGACGGAACTGCACACGCGCTATCCGATGTTGGAGATCGTGCTGCACGAGGGCACCGACGCCCAGATCTCCCAGTGGCTGCGCGGACACAGCATCGACATCGGCATCGTGAACCTGCCCAAACGCGGGCTCGCGACCGCGCCGCTGCTCCAGGACGAGATGCTCGCCATCGTCCCGTACGGCCACGACGGCGCGGGACGGCCGGAAGTGCACATCGAGGAGCTGGCGAGGGAGCCTTTCCTGATGCCGGTGGGCGGAGTCGAGGCGATGGTGCGCTCCGCCTTCCGCACCGAGGGCCTCGAACCCACCGTCAGCCACCAGGTCAGGGACGTCAACGCGCTGCTCGCGATGGTCGCCGCCGGGCTGGGCGCCACAGTGCTGCCGAGGCTCGCGCTGCCCTTCGCGCTGCCCGAGGTGCGGGTACTGCCGCTGGCGCCCGCGATCGTACGCCACTTGGGGATCGGCACCCGGCTGGGTTCGCAGGAGTCGCCGGTCGTGGCCGCCTTCGTCGACGTGGCACGCTCGTTGGCCGCGCGGAGTGACTGGAGGAGGATCCCTCTTGCCGTTTAGGGGGCCGCAACCACCGCTGCGGCCCCGCTCGGGCCCGACGGCTCCGGCGACGGCGTCAGCCCACCGGGCGGGTCGCCGCGTGGCGGACGCCGAGGACGGTGCAGCCCGTGACCGTACTGACCCGGTGCACGCTGCCAGGCTCCTCTATGACCAGGTCACCGGGGCGGTAACGGTCGCCGTTGTCGTTCCGCAGCTCTCCTTCGAGTACGAGGATCAGCTCGTGGCCCAGGTGCTCGTGCAGGTCGCCGTGGGCGCCCGGCGCCATCCGCGTGATCATGGCGGCGCCGGCCGCGTCGTCGTCGGTGAGGTAGAGACGGTGCAGCTCGACGCCGGCGCGGCCGGGCTCCGCCCAGTGCTCCCACGGCAGGGCGTCGAGGCCGACCGGGTCGAAGATGTCACGCACCACGGTCACCTCGCGGGGCTGCGCGACGGCGGGGGCGGCGGGCTGGGACATGACAGACATGAGGCTGCTCGCTCTCGGTGGTGGCGGGGACGGGGAGCCGGTGCGGGTGCTTGCGCGGGTGCGGCTGCATGTGCGGGTGCGGGGACGGGGATGTGTGCGGGGACGGGGGCGTGTGCGGGGACGGGGGCGTGTGCGGGTTCGGGTGACGGCGGGTGGTGCGGTGGGCCGCGCGTCGGGGCGGCTGTGCGCGGAGGCGCGGTGCTGGATGGTCCGGCGGACCTGGATGGCCCGGCGGGTCCTGCGGGTGTGAACGGTCCTGCGGGGGAAGGCAGTTCGGCGGGCGTGGACGGTCCTGCGGGTGGCAATGGTCCTGCGGGGTCGGGCGGTTCGGCGGGTGTGGACGGTCTGATCGAATGGGACGGTCCAGTGGGTCCGGACGGTCCAGTGGGTGCGGACGGTCCAGTGGGTCGGGACGGTCCGGTGGGTCGGGACGATTCAGTGGGTCGGGACGGTCCGGTGGGTCGGGACGATTCAGTGGGTCGGGACGGTCCGGTGGGTCGGGACGATTCAGTGGGTCGGGACGGTCCGGTGGGTCGGGACGATTCAGTGGGTCGGGACGGTCCGGTGGGTCGGGACGGTCCGGTGGGTCGGGACGGTCCGGTGGGTCGGGACGGTCCGGTGGGTCGGGACGGTCCGGTGGGTCGGGACGGTCCGGTGGGTGTGGGGAGTCCAGACGGTCTGGGCGGGCGGGAGGGGTTGGAGAACCCAGACCGTCTGGACCGTCTAAACGGCGACCGGCGCGGTGGGTACGCGGAGGTCGCGAGGCCCCGCTGCGGGAACCCGCACGACGGCGGGCGCCTCCACGTCGGGTACCTCCGGGTCAGGTACCTCGACCACGGGTCGTCGCGCGGCGGCGGCCACATCCGCGGCGATGGCGTCCGCGTTCTGCACGAAGTCCGTCCAGAAACCGGGCCTGCTGCTCCCGCCCTGCATGAACCAGCGGGTGTGTTCTGTCGGGATGCCGAGGACGTACAGCCCCTCGTCGGGCAGCCCCTCCCGGCCCACCGGGTGGAAGGGCGCCTCGGTCACGGCGACGCCTCCGGTGTCGAAACGGTCCCCGTCCGCGCCGTGGTTGACGAACGACGTCCAGATGCCCCTCTCGCGCAGGCGCCGGGTGAGCGGGTGCGGGTCGAGCCGTACGTCGGGGATCGGGACGCGGGCGTCGACCACGGTGTCGACCAGGACCTTCGACTCCGCCACGTACGGCGAGTGCACGGCGAAGCGACCCGATTCCGGATCCGGTCGGAAGCGGGTGTCAGGACCCACGACGCGCAGCACCCCGCGGGCGAGCAGCGCGGCGACCTGCCGCAGCCGTGTCCTTGGCGGCCCCGCGGCGAGGAAGGAACTGCGCGGCACGTACCAGCCGAGGAACTCCTCGCGGTGCGAGGCGGGCGTCAGCCCGGCGAAGTCGACGAGGGAACGTATGACGGCGCGCGAGTCCCTGATCACGTCGAGCCCGGCCTTGAGCGGGTCGTCCACATTGCCGGCCTCGGCGTGCGCCAGGTCGCGGGCGAGCGCGGAGCGCAGCGCCGCCTCGAAGTCGTCAGGACCTTCGAAGTGCTGCCCGGCGAAGGGTCGGGCCTGCGCGTCCAGGTCGATACGGGGTACGTCGCCGAGTCCGTATCCGGCGGCGAGGGCGACGACATCGGGGACACCGTCCCGCGCGGCGGCCACCACGTCGGCCCGGAAGGCGGCGGCACGCTCAGGGCCGTGCTCCGGCCCGTGCCTGGAGATCAGCGTCGTCGCGTAGTAGACCAACTCGACCTCGGCGAGCAGCCACGGCACCGCGTCCTCGGCGAAGGAGATCTCACCGTGGCGGCTGTGGGCGAGGATCCGCTCCGTCGTGAACAGCAGGTGGTCGTAGCGGTGGTCGTGGTGTTTCTGGTTGCGGCCACGGGCGGGCAGGGGCATGGAGCTGCGCGAGCCCGCGACGATGACGGGCTCCGTGCCGCTCGGCCGGTAGACGAGCCCGCCCTCGCCGTCCTCCTCGTAGCGTCCGCCGCGGCCCTCGGTGAGCGCGGCCATCACGTCGTAGAAGGAGAGGCCGAGCCCGAGGACACCGACGGAGGAACC from Streptomyces tsukubensis encodes:
- a CDS encoding LysR family transcriptional regulator gives rise to the protein MKLSQCVAFVAIADTGSFTNAARALGISQSAVSHAIAGLETELGVTLMVRDRSGIELTDAGRRALEPARGMALQEERVRRAVRAEPAEPEGTLRIGTSQSFAARLLPALMTELHTRYPMLEIVLHEGTDAQISQWLRGHSIDIGIVNLPKRGLATAPLLQDEMLAIVPYGHDGAGRPEVHIEELAREPFLMPVGGVEAMVRSAFRTEGLEPTVSHQVRDVNALLAMVAAGLGATVLPRLALPFALPEVRVLPLAPAIVRHLGIGTRLGSQESPVVAAFVDVARSLAARSDWRRIPLAV
- a CDS encoding cupin domain-containing protein, encoding MSQPAAPAVAQPREVTVVRDIFDPVGLDALPWEHWAEPGRAGVELHRLYLTDDDAAGAAMITRMAPGAHGDLHEHLGHELILVLEGELRNDNGDRYRPGDLVIEEPGSVHRVSTVTGCTVLGVRHAATRPVG
- a CDS encoding FAD/NAD(P)-binding protein, giving the protein MKVAIVGSGPRGLSILERMAARLAEHPVAEETVIYLIDSHRIGSGRVWRSDQPEWFLMNTVADEVSAFSGPPDGGPTRPGAGPSLAQWWSGLDPDYPGPNSYAPRALHGRYMHFILRTIEGNLPEGVRLVRVRGTVDDLARTDDGYRLVLREGAWLTADRVVLATGHTTPELTGTQRVLAAYAGRTPGLRHIAGDSAADMPLDDIPAGSSVGVLGLGLSFYDVMAALTEGRGGRYEEDGEGGLVYRPSGTEPVIVAGSRSSMPLPARGRNQKHHDHRYDHLLFTTERILAHSRHGEISFAEDAVPWLLAEVELVYYATTLISRHGPEHGPERAAAFRADVVAAARDGVPDVVALAAGYGLGDVPRIDLDAQARPFAGQHFEGPDDFEAALRSALARDLAHAEAGNVDDPLKAGLDVIRDSRAVIRSLVDFAGLTPASHREEFLGWYVPRSSFLAAGPPRTRLRQVAALLARGVLRVVGPDTRFRPDPESGRFAVHSPYVAESKVLVDTVVDARVPIPDVRLDPHPLTRRLRERGIWTSFVNHGADGDRFDTGGVAVTEAPFHPVGREGLPDEGLYVLGIPTEHTRWFMQGGSSRPGFWTDFVQNADAIAADVAAAARRPVVEVPDPEVPDVEAPAVVRVPAAGPRDLRVPTAPVAV